In Pomacea canaliculata isolate SZHN2017 linkage group LG12, ASM307304v1, whole genome shotgun sequence, a single genomic region encodes these proteins:
- the LOC112576579 gene encoding zinc finger protein 652-like yields MDVISGNAVSSSNIPSTNGTDLSSNVGNTLEKNVNDKPNDWNQSQVYPSGFAFGMHSSSQNYQHSPTTSNVLSSGYKNFTTRHNDWAMHASSVYSGMTPGAFPIMQTLHPDTAAAIQSSFDPGVLGLVACRKGEAQQDQLTSRPNSATLTSSATSASTWHQPAEDNGPIENQSQLPVQNLVTTKIGNKGGIHKCKSCGEVFAKRDGLRAHRRAEHAVGSHKCTECGKAFSHRSHLQQHVRIHTGEKLYKCQICHKEFIHSGSLSNHMKSHAAEVSGSGIPQQRTNAELIQVEAEIDQKETLDAGTSNDTFEHTEIKRMPFMCHCGKKFACFAKLKLHERTHTGEKPYKCHICDRAFAEKGNLEKHRRTHTRETPYLCRECGETFCHSYQLKRHKMKHLGDVKPFVCTQCGRGFIQEAKLVLHTRIHTGEKPYVCSICDKRFAEKGNLRQHERTHSSDKPYNCDHCSKSFAHATGLRTHKKRHNLPLSLQIRSKPSNPLIVGPNKKTYVDTAVQTFTVLGPTVERYGPYGEPYIDRPPTYAYDKPHVLQRQDPTSVDPRYAFVHHEAMTSVGFDSRPPSVPDSSASTHASSRALNHDRIGNKSGQIRHSADSENISHKVASNASSGNMDNRGVDMHTIERGAVNMRAMDMRAVDVRSSSALVHTAVSAGREVISRSGYLGDIMTNSGLELRNVLAAAQETMNSRGGGGNLRLPASFVPDMMSLGAMDARLSHGNVPVSGVELRCALGQDIASPGVDSVSFSP; encoded by the coding sequence ATGGATGTAATATCTGGAAATGCAGTTTCAAGCTCAAATATTCCTTCTACCAATGGAACAGATCTGAGTTCTAATGTTGGTAACACActtgagaaaaatgttaatgacaagCCTAATGATTGGAATCAGTCACAAGTGTATCCATCAGGATTTGCTTTTGGAATGCACTCAAGTAGTCAGAATTACCAGCATAGTCCGACCACATCCAATGTCTTGAGCTCGGGCTACAAGAACTTTACAACCAGACACAATGACTGGGCGATGCATGCATCATCAGTTTACAGTGGTATGACACCAGGAGCATTCCCTATAATGCAGACACTTCATCCTGATACTGCAGCAGCCATTCAGTCATCATTTGATCCTGGAGTGCTTGGATTAGTGGCCTGCAGAAAAGGGGAAGCTCAGCAAGATCAGTTGACATCAAGACCTAACAGTGCCACTTTAACCAGCTCAGCCACTAGTGCCAGCACCTGGCACCAACCTGCTGAGGATAATGGGCCAATTGAGAATCAGTCTCAATTGCCAGTGCAAAACCTGGTCACTACCAAAATAGGCAATAAGGGTGGCATTCATAAGTGCAAGAGCTGTGGAGAAGTGTTTGCTAAGAGAGATGGCTTGCGTGCTCACCGCAGGGCAGAACATGCAGTAGGGTCTCACAAATGCACAGAATGTGGGAAAGCATTTTCACATAGGTCACATTTACAACAGCATGTTCGCATTCACACTGGTGAAAAGCTGTACAAATGCCAAATTTGTCACAAGGAATTTATTCATAGTGGCAGCCTCTCAAATCATATGAAAAGTCATGCAGCCGAAGTTAGTGGATCTGGAATTCCTCAGCAGCGTACTAATGCAGAATTAATTCAAGTAGAAGCAGAAATtgatcaaaaagaaacattggaTGCAGGCACAAGTAATGATACTTTTGAACatacagaaattaaaagaatGCCATTTATGTGTCACTGTGGCAAGAAATTTGCATGTTTTGCCAAACTTAAGCTGCATGAAAGAACTCACACTGGTGAAAAACCATACAAGTGTCACATTTGTGACAGAGCATTTGCAGAAAAGGGAAACCTGGAAAAACATAGGCGGACTCATACTCGTGAGACTCCCTACTTGTGTCGAGAATGTGGTGAAACTTTTTGTCATTCTTACCAGTTGAAGCGTCACAAAATGAAACACTTGGGTGATGTGAAACCATTTGTTTGTACACAATGTGGTCGAGGATTCATACAAGAAGCTAAGCTGGTGTTACATACCCGTATACATACAGGGGAAAAGCCATATGTATGCTCTATCTGTGACAAACGCTTTGCAGAGAAAGGTAATTTGCGACAGCATGAGCGTACACACTCCAGTGATAAACCTTACAACTGTGACCATTGCAGCAAAAGTTTTGCTCATGCTACAGGACTAAGAACTCACAAAAAGAGACATAATTTGCCATTATCTTTGCAAATAAGATCAAAGCCAAGTAACCCTCTTATAGTAGGACCCAACAAGAAAACTTATGTTGATACAGCAGTGCAGACTTTCACAGTTCTTGGACCAACAGTAGAAAGATATGGACCATATGGTGAACCATACATTGATAGACCACCAACATATGCATACGACAAGCCTCATGTATTGCAGCGTCAAGATCCTACTTCAGTTGATCCCAGGTATGCTTTTGTCCATCATGAGGCAATGACTTCTGTAGGATTTGATTCCAGACCACCATCAGTTCCAGACTCTAGTGCATCTACCCATGCTAGCTCAAGAGCTTTAAATCATGATAGAATTGGCAATAAATCTGGTCAAATAAGACACTCAGCTGATTCAGAGAATATATCCCACAAAGTGGCTTCAAATGCCTCGTCTGGTAACATGGATAACCGAGGGGTAGATATGCATACAATAGAGAGAGGAGCTGTCAACATGCGAGCTATGGATATGCGAGCTGTAGATGTACGTAGTTCAAGTGCACTAGTGCACACAGCAGTGTCAGCAGGGAGAGAAGTCATTTCCCGCAGTGGTTATCTTGGAGACATTATGACTAACAGTGGTTTAGAACTCAGAAATGTTCTTGCAGCTGCACAGGAAACAATGAACagccgtggtggtggtggtaactTGCGCCTTCCTGCAAGTTTTGTTCCAGATATGATGTCTCTTGGAGCAATGGATGCTCGATTATCGCATGGTAATGTGCCAGTCAGCGGTGTAGAGTTAAGATGTGCTCTGGGTCAGGATATTGCATCGCCAGGTGTAGACTCGGTATCTTTTAGcccttaa